DNA from Sphingomonas sp. SUN039:
GACCACGGCGGCCTTGGTCGTCGAATATCCGGCGTGGAGCGGTGTGCCCAGAATGGCGGCGGCCGACGATGTGACGATCAGCTTGCCGCCCTGCCGCCGTTCGAGCAGATGCGCGATGACGGCCTTGTAGGTCATCACGACGCTGTTGAGATTGAGGTCCATGAATTCCAGCCACTTGTCGTCGGCAAGCTGGTGCAGCATCGACGTCGGCCCCGATCCGCCGGCATTGGCAAAGCAGCTATCGACCTTGCCGAAGCGCGCCAAGGTCGCCTCGAACGCAGACTTGATCTGCGCCGCATCGGTGACCTCGCAGACAAACGCCTCGGCATCGCCGCCCAGCGCGCGCAACGCTTCGACCGCTTCAGCGTTTTTTGCGGGATTGCGGCCCCAGATGGCGACACTCGCTCCGGCCTTGACCAGCCCCTTGCCCATCGCCAGGCCCAGGCCGCCGTTGCCACCGGTGATCAATGCAACGTGCCCTGATAGATCGAACATTGGCCTACATCCTCCAGACCGAAACATTTCATGACGTGCCGGTTCGACCCTTCGACCAGACTGCACACACTTCAATCGTTCATTCTATTATACATAAAGTCAATAGCGAAGTGCCGATGCAGGTGTACGATGCTGGCGAAATCGAAACCCATAGCGTTCCGGCATGGAGATCATGCTGCAATGGGATTTTATTTGAAGCCGCTGATAGTCGAAAGTTCCATCGTCGGCCGATAATCGGCCCTATCGGAGATTCACCCATGATCGCTCGCCCCCTGCTTCTCGCGCTCGCCCTGACGTGCGGTCTCGCCGCCACCGGTGCGGCCCAGGCTGCCCCTGCGGCACGCGCGCAAACGGCCAAGGCCGAGGGCGTCGTCCGCGTTCGCAGCACGCACGGCTTCGATGAGACGCTGGTCCGGCTCAAGGCCGCGATTGCAGCGAAGGGCGTTCGCTATTTCGATGCCATCGATCAGCAGGCGCTGGGCGCCGAGGCGAACCTGCCGATCGGCAAGTCGGTGATCGTGCGTTTCGGCAATCCGCCGCTCGGCGTGCAGTTCCTTCAGGCCAATCGCTATGCCGGGCTCGACTGGCCGGTACGGATGCTGGTCGTCGAAGAAGCCGATGGCAGCACCTGGCTCGCCTGGACGGACTTCAAGTTCATGGCGAAGCGTTACGGCATCACCACCCAGAACGCGCAGTTCAAGATGGCGAGCGAAGTCGCGGCTTCCATTGCAACGGACGCGGCCCGATAGCGCCCACATGAATAATATTGCCCTTGCCAGCATCGCCTTTGCGATTGCCGCCGTCTGCGCCGCGTTGATGGGCTATGCCATCCAGCGCGGCGCAACGTGCATGGTCGCGGCCATTGACGAACTCGTAAGCCAGCGGCGCGCAACACGTTTGGTGGCGCTGGTCGAGGCGGGCATTTGGGTCGCGGGCGGGCTCTTAGTTGCCCATTTGCTCGGCAGCCTTCGGATGTCACCTGTCGGCCACAGCGTCGGCGTAGCGACGGTGGCAGGCGGCGCGCTCCTCGGGGCAGGCGCGCTGATCAACCGGGCGTGTGTTTTCGGCGCGATTGCACGGCTCGGGTCGGGCGAATGGGCCTATGTGCTGACGCCGGTCGGTTTTTTTCTCGGCTGTCTGGGCGCAAGCCAGTGGATGACCGCGACGCCGCCCATCACGGCACCCTCGCCGTTGTTTGCAGCGGCATCGGTGCTCGTTGTGCCGTTTGCTCTCTTTGCTGGGTGGCGCGGTGTCGAAGCGTTCGGAGCTGTTCGGCGGCGTGAATTCGCAGCACATATCTGGACGCCGCACCGCGCGACGATGGTTATCGGCCTCGCCTTTGTCATCATGCTGCTAACGGTTGGCAGCTGGGCCTACACCGAAGCACTGGCGTCGCTGGCGCGCGGCATGGCAAGCAACACGGAAGCCAAATTGCTGTTGTTCGCCGCCCTGCTCGTCGGGGCGTTGCTAGGCGGCTGGACAGCAGGGCGATTGCGCTCCGTTGCGCCGACGGTCGCCGAGGTTGCGCGCTGCCTGACCGGCGGCGCGTTGATGGGCATGGGGAGCGTGCTGATTCCTGGCAGCAATGACGGCCTCATCCTGTTGGGCCTGCCACTGCTCAATCTCTATGCGCTTGTTGCGCTGGCGAGCATGACGCTTGCCATTGTCGGCGGCATGGTGATCGAGCGGCAATTGGCGAACCGCTAGCCAGTAACCTTCCATGCCGTTACGACGAACTGGCCTTTGCGGGAGGGGGCCGCAACGTCATGGAAATGCAACAGGTCCGTTACTTCCTGTCGGTCGCGCGCACGCTGAATTTCACGCGCGCGGCGGAGGAGTGCAATGTGACGCAGCCCGCGTTGACCCGCGCGATCAAGCAGCTTGAGGACGAACTCGGCGGCGAACTCATCCGCCGCGAAGGGCGCTTGTCGCACCTGACCGATCTCGGCAACCGGATGCAGCCGTTGCTCATGCAATGCTTTGACGCCGCGCTTGCCGCGAAGTTGATCGCCGCCAAGGTCAAGAAAGGCGAAGTGCCGTCGCTCTCGCTTGCCGTGTCGCGCACGCTCGATCTCGAACACTTGATGCGTCCGTTGACCGAAATGCACCGCAGCTTCGCCGGGCTTCAGCTCAAACTGCGACGCGGTACCGGCGCGCAGATTGCCGCGATGCTCAAAAACGGAGAGGTCGACCTCGCCATCGGCGGGCCGATGGGTGAAAGCTGGGATCGGCTGGAAAGCTGGCCGATGTTCAGCGAAGCATTCGATCTTGTGGTGGGTGCCGATCACCCCTTGGCAATGCACAACGACCTCGACCTCGATGTCGAACTGATCCGCGACGTGCGTTTTCTGGTCCATGCCGACACCGATATGGCCGAGTTCGAAGCCGGCTGCCTCGATGCGACAGGAATCTGCCTCGACCATGCCCATGAGGTCGACTCGGATCGCGATTTGGAAGCACTCGTTGTCGCCGAATTCGGGGTCGCGATCATGCCGGCGAGCGCGATGAATTCCGCAAGGGTCCGTCACCTGACCTGCTCGGCGCTCGATCTCAAACGCACCGTGGCAATTTATTCGGTCGCGGGCCGC
Protein-coding regions in this window:
- a CDS encoding YeeE/YedE family protein; its protein translation is MNNIALASIAFAIAAVCAALMGYAIQRGATCMVAAIDELVSQRRATRLVALVEAGIWVAGGLLVAHLLGSLRMSPVGHSVGVATVAGGALLGAGALINRACVFGAIARLGSGEWAYVLTPVGFFLGCLGASQWMTATPPITAPSPLFAAASVLVVPFALFAGWRGVEAFGAVRRREFAAHIWTPHRATMVIGLAFVIMLLTVGSWAYTEALASLARGMASNTEAKLLLFAALLVGALLGGWTAGRLRSVAPTVAEVARCLTGGALMGMGSVLIPGSNDGLILLGLPLLNLYALVALASMTLAIVGGMVIERQLANR
- a CDS encoding SDR family NAD(P)-dependent oxidoreductase, which gives rise to MFDLSGHVALITGGNGGLGLAMGKGLVKAGASVAIWGRNPAKNAEAVEALRALGGDAEAFVCEVTDAAQIKSAFEATLARFGKVDSCFANAGGSGPTSMLHQLADDKWLEFMDLNLNSVVMTYKAVIAHLLERRQGGKLIVTSSAAAILGTPLHAGYSTTKAAVVGLTRALAIELGRANIQVNAILPGYIETDMSLDTSQAFRDACKRRSASGEVGKLEDMEGIAVFLAAPESRFMTGQTLVLDGGQTIHPG
- a CDS encoding LysR family transcriptional regulator, which translates into the protein MEMQQVRYFLSVARTLNFTRAAEECNVTQPALTRAIKQLEDELGGELIRREGRLSHLTDLGNRMQPLLMQCFDAALAAKLIAAKVKKGEVPSLSLAVSRTLDLEHLMRPLTEMHRSFAGLQLKLRRGTGAQIAAMLKNGEVDLAIGGPMGESWDRLESWPMFSEAFDLVVGADHPLAMHNDLDLDVELIRDVRFLVHADTDMAEFEAGCLDATGICLDHAHEVDSDRDLEALVVAEFGVAIMPASAMNSARVRHLTCSALDLKRTVAIYSVAGRARSREASALLNLVRSADWSRRLAVEALEDA
- a CDS encoding DUF302 domain-containing protein produces the protein MIARPLLLALALTCGLAATGAAQAAPAARAQTAKAEGVVRVRSTHGFDETLVRLKAAIAAKGVRYFDAIDQQALGAEANLPIGKSVIVRFGNPPLGVQFLQANRYAGLDWPVRMLVVEEADGSTWLAWTDFKFMAKRYGITTQNAQFKMASEVAASIATDAAR